One Pseudochaenichthys georgianus chromosome 4, fPseGeo1.2, whole genome shotgun sequence DNA window includes the following coding sequences:
- the tmem161a gene encoding transmembrane protein 161A: protein MALMGIQLVVSLLAACIMQRMAPHYSFARWLLCNGSLYRFKHPSEGELCALAGKQMPKPTRKDRRQNGESKPLTVPKDIDLHLEKAPINALDALVLRFFLEYQWLVDFAVYTAGVFIFTECYYSSVDASAEVNIGAIWCVLTVLFSLKTLKTLMSHYFSSEEGGERSVCLAFGFLSLLVAMLVLVVREDYLEFGLESAFSSLFDNLEVFARQQGYAEWSIPVTKLSVKLGLAALCAYIGALLAFPGLRMAQTHLDAVQMNTGRPHIQILLHMSFLSPVIVMILWVKPIARDFLANAPLGKTTVTIVSSETFDSLRLWIIVVLCLLRLAMTRYHMQAYLNLAQKWVEQMKKEAGRIAAIDIQRKVTRIFCYLTVITLQYLVPVFLILFSTLALKSLGDFSWKADADQTPGVTPALILPIAAPVLPGGFDEDEEGMDDMEEDVQATVAHLTEAFMALRSVLTPLFFRGFFAFLTWWVAACQVISSLFGIYFHQYLMQN, encoded by the exons ATG GCGCTGATGGGAATTCAGCTGGTGGTCAGCTTGCTGGCTGCGTGCATTATGCAAAGGATGGCTCCACATTACTCCTTTGCACGCTGGCTACTCTGCAATGGCAG TCTGTACCGGTTCAAACACCCGTCAGAAGGAGAGCTGTGTGCCCTGGCCGGAAAGCAGATGCCCAAACCGACCAGGAAAGACAG GAGACAAAATGGGGAGAGCAAGCCTCTCACTGTGCCCAAAGACATCGACCTTCACCTGGAGAAAGCTCCAATCAACGCTCTTGACGCTCTTG TGCTGCGGTTCTTCCTGGAGTACCAGTGGCTGGTAGACTTTGCGGTCTATACTGCAGGCGTCTTCATCTTCACTGAGTGTTACTACAGTTCTGTGGATGCCAGCGCAGAAGTCAACATCGGAGCCATCTGGTGTGTCCTGACTGTTCTCTTCAGTCT AAAGACTCTTAAAACTCTGATGAGTCACTACTTCAGCTCTGAGGAGGGCGGTGAGCGCTCGGTGTGTCTGGCCTTCGGCTTCCTGTCTCTGCTGGTGGCCATGCTGGTGCTGGTGGTCAGGGAGGACTACCTGGAGTTCGGCCTGGAGTCGGCCTTCTCCAGCCTCTTCGACAACTTGGAAGTGTTCGCCAGACAGCAGGGTTACGCTGAGTGGTC AATCCCAGTGACCAAGCTGTCAGTGAAGCTGGGTCTGGCCGCTCTCTGTGCGTACATCGGTGCTCTGCTCGCCTTCCCCGGCCTGCGCATGGCTCAGACTCATCTCGATGCTGTTCAGATGAACACAGGGCGGCCACACATCCA GATTCTGCTGCACATGAGTTTCCTGTCTCCAGTCATTGTGATGATTCTCTGGGTGAAGCCCATTGCAAGGGACTTCCTGGCCAATGCACCTCTGGGGAAGACCACTGTCACAAT AGTTTCCAGTGAAACCTTCGACAGCCTGCGCCTGTGGATCATCGTGGTGCTGTGTCTGCTGCGGCTGGCCATGACTCGCTACCACATGCAGGCCTACCTCAATCTGGCTCAGAAGTGGGTGGAGCAGATGAAGAAGGAGGCGGGACGTATCGCTGCGATTGACATTCAGAGGAAG GTCACTCGTATCTTCTGCTACCTGACTGTGATCACTCTCCAGTATCTGGTTCCTGTTTTCCTCATCCTCTTCTCCACACTTGCTCTTAAATCACTAG GGGACTTCTCGTGGAAGGCCGATGCAGATCAGACCCCCGGGGTGACGCCAGCGCTCATACTGCCCATAGCAGCGCCCGTGCTGCCCGGTGGTTTCGATGAAGATGAAGAGGGGATGGACGACATGGAGGAGGACGTCCAGGCCACAGTTGCCCACCTGACAGAGGCCTTCATGGCGCTGCGCTCCGTCCTCACTCCACTTTTCTTCCGAGGTTTCTTCGCCTTCCTGACGTGGTGGGTGGCGGCCTGCCAGGTCATCAGCTCTCTGTTCGGCATCTACTTCCACCAGTACCTGATGCAGAACTAA